Proteins encoded together in one Sylvia atricapilla isolate bSylAtr1 chromosome 2, bSylAtr1.pri, whole genome shotgun sequence window:
- the RNF149 gene encoding E3 ubiquitin-protein ligase RNF149 isoform X1, whose protein sequence is MVRRARLALVAAALVALGAPPPPCAGARALEWYTAWVSTSYVEPLSNRTVNGHTESGRYGDSSPKESAKGHVGIPRGASPRHMEGCAADTDYDVPLPPGGRGPREGDPPTWIALVARGGCTFKDKVTNAARKRAAAVVIYNEARFGNSTVSMSHLGTGNTVVIMVGYPKGIEILEPVRRGIPVTMSIVVGTRHVQEYISGQSVVFVAIAFITMMIISLAWLIFYYIQRFLYTGSQFGNQGHRKETKRAISQLQLHTVKRGEKGLDVDVENCAVCIENYKLKDTVRILPCKHIFHRTCIDPWLLDHRTCPMCKLDVIKALGYWHQKREMKTHAGDPEDVLEIPIPESISGSVSVGSLSIALQDDDRNEVSELSASSTNESGLQCTSLKEDAGETTALLDVDASNNRHGEHLSNGNSH, encoded by the exons ATGGTGCGTCGCGCCCGGCTGGCGCTGGTGGCGGCGGCGCTGGTGGCGCTgggggcgccgccgccgccgtgcGCGGGCGCCCGGGCGCTGGAGTGGTACACGGCGTGGGTGAGCACGTCCTACGTGGAGCCGCTTAGCAACCGCACGGTGAACGGCCACACGGAGAGCGGCCGCTACGGGGACAGCTCGCCCAAGGAGAGCGCTAAGGGCCATGTGGGCATTCCCCGCGGCGCCTCGCCCCGCCACATGGAGGGCTGCGCCGCCGACACCGACTACGACGTGCCGCTGCCTCCCGGTGGCCGCGGGCCCCGCGAAGGCGACCCACCGACCTGGATCGCCCTGGTGGCCCGCGGCGGCTGCACCTTCAAGGACAAGGTCACCAACGCGGCGCGAAAGCGGGCGGCCGCTGTGGTCATCTACAACGAGGCCCGCTTCGGCAACAGCACCGTCTCCATGTCCCACCTGG GAACAGGAAATACAGTGGTGATAATGGTGGGCTATCCAAAAGGAATAGAGATATTGGAGCCAGTACGAAGAGGGATTCCAGTAACAATGAGTATTGTTGTTGGCACGCGGCACGTGCAAGAATACATTAGTGGTCAATCAGTTGTGTTTGTAGCCATCGCCTTCATCACCATGATGATTATATCACTTGCTTGGCTCATATTTTACTATATACAGCGTTTCCTGTATACGGGCTCACAGTTTGGAAATCAG GGACATAGGAAAGAAACCAAGAGAGCCATCAGCCAGCTTCAGCTGCATACAGTGAAACGTGGAGAAAAG GGTTTAGATGTTGATGTGGAAAACTGTGCTGTGTGCATTGAGAACTACAAACTGAAGGACACTGTCCGAATTCTGCCATGCAA GCACATCTTCCATAGAACATGCATTGATCCTTGGCTTTTGGACCACCGAACTTGTCCAATGTGTAAACTAGATGTTATCAAAGCTCTGGGATACTGG CACCAGAAAAGAGAGATGAAGACACATGCG GGGGACCCTGAAGATGTACTTGAAATTCCAATACCTGAATCCATAAGTGGCAGCGTTTCAGTCGGAAGTCTGAGTATTGCTTTGCAAGATGATGACAGAAACGAAGTAAGCGAATTGTCAGCTTCCTCCACTAATGAATCTGGATTGCAGTGTACTAGCTTAAAAGAGGATGCAGGGGAAACCACAGCATTGCTTG ATGTGGATGCCAGTAATAACCGGCATGGAGAACATCTATC
- the RNF149 gene encoding E3 ubiquitin-protein ligase RNF149 isoform X2 codes for MVRRARLALVAAALVALGAPPPPCAGARALEWYTAWVSTSYVEPLSNRTVNGHTESGRYGDSSPKESAKGHVGIPRGASPRHMEGCAADTDYDVPLPPGGRGPREGDPPTWIALVARGGCTFKDKVTNAARKRAAAVVIYNEARFGNSTVSMSHLGTGNTVVIMVGYPKGIEILEPVRRGIPVTMSIVVGTRHVQEYISGQSVVFVAIAFITMMIISLAWLIFYYIQRFLYTGSQFGNQGHRKETKRAISQLQLHTVKRGEKGLDVDVENCAVCIENYKLKDTVRILPCKHIFHRTCIDPWLLDHRTCPMCKLDVIKALGYWGDPEDVLEIPIPESISGSVSVGSLSIALQDDDRNEVSELSASSTNESGLQCTSLKEDAGETTALLDVDASNNRHGEHLSNGNSH; via the exons ATGGTGCGTCGCGCCCGGCTGGCGCTGGTGGCGGCGGCGCTGGTGGCGCTgggggcgccgccgccgccgtgcGCGGGCGCCCGGGCGCTGGAGTGGTACACGGCGTGGGTGAGCACGTCCTACGTGGAGCCGCTTAGCAACCGCACGGTGAACGGCCACACGGAGAGCGGCCGCTACGGGGACAGCTCGCCCAAGGAGAGCGCTAAGGGCCATGTGGGCATTCCCCGCGGCGCCTCGCCCCGCCACATGGAGGGCTGCGCCGCCGACACCGACTACGACGTGCCGCTGCCTCCCGGTGGCCGCGGGCCCCGCGAAGGCGACCCACCGACCTGGATCGCCCTGGTGGCCCGCGGCGGCTGCACCTTCAAGGACAAGGTCACCAACGCGGCGCGAAAGCGGGCGGCCGCTGTGGTCATCTACAACGAGGCCCGCTTCGGCAACAGCACCGTCTCCATGTCCCACCTGG GAACAGGAAATACAGTGGTGATAATGGTGGGCTATCCAAAAGGAATAGAGATATTGGAGCCAGTACGAAGAGGGATTCCAGTAACAATGAGTATTGTTGTTGGCACGCGGCACGTGCAAGAATACATTAGTGGTCAATCAGTTGTGTTTGTAGCCATCGCCTTCATCACCATGATGATTATATCACTTGCTTGGCTCATATTTTACTATATACAGCGTTTCCTGTATACGGGCTCACAGTTTGGAAATCAG GGACATAGGAAAGAAACCAAGAGAGCCATCAGCCAGCTTCAGCTGCATACAGTGAAACGTGGAGAAAAG GGTTTAGATGTTGATGTGGAAAACTGTGCTGTGTGCATTGAGAACTACAAACTGAAGGACACTGTCCGAATTCTGCCATGCAA GCACATCTTCCATAGAACATGCATTGATCCTTGGCTTTTGGACCACCGAACTTGTCCAATGTGTAAACTAGATGTTATCAAAGCTCTGGGATACTGG GGGGACCCTGAAGATGTACTTGAAATTCCAATACCTGAATCCATAAGTGGCAGCGTTTCAGTCGGAAGTCTGAGTATTGCTTTGCAAGATGATGACAGAAACGAAGTAAGCGAATTGTCAGCTTCCTCCACTAATGAATCTGGATTGCAGTGTACTAGCTTAAAAGAGGATGCAGGGGAAACCACAGCATTGCTTG ATGTGGATGCCAGTAATAACCGGCATGGAGAACATCTATC